In Shouchella patagoniensis, the following are encoded in one genomic region:
- a CDS encoding ABC transporter permease: MFAYALRRLLLLIPVLIGMTIVTFSIIWLIPGNPAQTILGEQATPQAVAALEEQLGLNEPFWVQYGGYIGNLFTGDLGVSLRTNNEIIEEMWPYLAGTIELTMFAMLFAIVVGVNAGIISAWKQNSIFDYVCMIIALIGVSMPVFWLALMEQWVFAQELGWFPAIGRSDPRDPIEGITHLYILDTIIQGNFDDTLMALRHLVLPMIALGTIPMAIIARMTRSSMLEVLRSDYIRTVHAKGSGQFIVIYKHALKNAFIPVLTVVGLQMGALLGGAILTETIFSWPGIGRYIYEAITFRDYPVIQSGILIVATIFIFINLVVDLLYASIDPRIKYD, from the coding sequence ATGTTTGCCTATGCATTACGGCGGCTTCTTTTACTTATTCCTGTATTAATTGGAATGACAATCGTAACATTTTCGATTATCTGGTTGATCCCCGGAAACCCAGCACAAACGATTTTAGGTGAACAAGCAACACCTCAAGCTGTCGCTGCGCTTGAAGAACAACTTGGTTTGAATGAACCATTTTGGGTTCAATACGGGGGATACATAGGAAATCTGTTTACAGGGGACTTAGGGGTTTCTCTTCGCACAAACAATGAAATAATTGAGGAAATGTGGCCATATTTAGCAGGAACCATTGAATTAACGATGTTTGCAATGCTCTTCGCGATTGTCGTTGGGGTAAACGCTGGTATTATCAGTGCGTGGAAACAAAATTCAATTTTTGATTATGTCTGTATGATTATTGCTCTAATAGGTGTTTCGATGCCCGTGTTCTGGCTTGCTTTAATGGAACAATGGGTGTTTGCTCAGGAGCTCGGCTGGTTTCCAGCGATTGGAAGAAGTGATCCTCGAGATCCAATAGAAGGGATAACACATTTATACATTCTTGATACAATTATACAAGGTAATTTTGATGATACGCTTATGGCTTTACGCCATCTCGTTTTACCGATGATCGCACTTGGTACAATTCCAATGGCCATTATCGCAAGAATGACACGGTCAAGTATGTTAGAAGTTCTTCGATCTGATTATATCCGCACTGTTCATGCAAAAGGATCTGGGCAATTTATTGTTATTTATAAACATGCATTAAAAAATGCATTTATCCCAGTGTTAACGGTCGTTGGGTTACAAATGGGCGCTTTGCTTGGTGGAGCTATTTTAACAGAAACAATATTCAGTTGGCCTGGAATTGGTCGCTATATATACGAAGCGATTACATTCCGTGATTATCCAGTTATTCAGTCAGGCATTCTGATTGTCGCAACGATTTTTATTTTTATTAATTTAGTTGTTGACTTGCTCTATGCTTCGATTGATCCAAGGATTAAATATGATTAG
- a CDS encoding ABC transporter permease — MDSRPVASPPPKRPYIKEEKIRSPWSELFYYLFKNKLAIVGVVIIVGFIIMALLAPYLTPYTIDRPDAAARLMPPSGDHWFGTDDLGRDVFTRVAYGARISLMIGLFAISGALIFGTFLGLVAGYFGRWLDMIISRIFDVMLAFPSILLAIAIVAILGPSLENAMLAIAIINIPIFGRIVRSKVISLRSEEFVMAAKAQGMKNGRILFHHILPNSLAPIIVQGTLGFGIAIIEAAALGFLGMGASPPTPEWGRMLADSRGYIQNAYWTVLFPGLSIMLVVLGFNMIGDGLRDALDPKMKNQ, encoded by the coding sequence ATGGATTCAAGACCAGTAGCATCACCACCTCCTAAGCGCCCTTATATAAAAGAGGAAAAAATAAGGTCACCTTGGAGCGAACTGTTTTATTATTTATTTAAAAACAAATTAGCGATTGTTGGTGTTGTAATCATTGTTGGTTTTATCATAATGGCTCTGCTCGCACCATATCTAACTCCTTATACGATTGATCGTCCAGATGCCGCAGCTCGTCTTATGCCCCCATCAGGTGATCATTGGTTTGGGACAGATGACCTAGGGCGCGATGTCTTTACTCGAGTAGCGTATGGTGCACGAATCTCTCTAATGATCGGTTTATTTGCTATTAGTGGGGCACTTATATTTGGGACATTTTTAGGATTGGTTGCAGGGTATTTTGGTCGCTGGCTCGATATGATTATCTCACGTATTTTTGATGTAATGCTTGCTTTTCCAAGTATTTTACTTGCGATCGCAATCGTTGCGATATTAGGGCCATCATTAGAAAATGCAATGTTAGCAATTGCAATTATTAATATACCAATCTTCGGTCGAATTGTTCGATCCAAAGTGATCAGTTTACGGTCTGAAGAGTTTGTCATGGCTGCAAAAGCGCAAGGGATGAAAAATGGTAGAATATTATTTCATCATATTCTACCAAATAGTTTGGCGCCAATCATCGTACAAGGAACACTAGGATTTGGGATTGCGATTATAGAAGCAGCGGCACTAGGGTTTCTAGGGATGGGGGCAAGCCCGCCAACACCGGAATGGGGTAGGATGCTTGCTGATTCTCGCGGATACATTCAAAACGCTTACTGGACAGTATTGTTCCCAGGTCTATCAATCATGCTTGTCGTCCTTGGTTTTAATATGATTGGAGACGGTTTACGAGATGCTCTTGATCCGAAAATGAAAAACCAGTAG
- a CDS encoding histidine phosphatase family protein yields the protein MSKSLYLVRHAEATGQDPDARLTKQGEADALSLVHFFENKKISSIISSPYERAVKTIAPSAKKLNLPIKTDERLKERVLTTEKLMDWESPLKESFLYKDSKLLGGETSNEATQRILAVCNEVSSTTENTVLVTHGNLLALLLNHYNPAFGFSEWKKLRNPDIFRIDLNTSIFSRENVFKLEISDTDNHFN from the coding sequence ATGAGTAAATCACTTTATCTTGTTCGTCATGCAGAAGCAACAGGGCAAGATCCGGATGCGAGATTAACCAAGCAAGGAGAAGCGGATGCTCTTTCATTAGTACATTTTTTTGAAAATAAGAAGATATCCTCCATCATTTCAAGTCCTTATGAAAGAGCCGTGAAAACGATTGCCCCTTCCGCAAAAAAATTAAATCTCCCAATTAAAACGGATGAAAGGTTAAAGGAGCGTGTGTTAACGACGGAAAAACTTATGGACTGGGAGTCACCATTAAAGGAGAGCTTTCTTTATAAAGACAGTAAGTTACTGGGAGGAGAAACGTCTAATGAAGCAACACAGAGAATTTTAGCGGTATGTAACGAAGTTTCTTCAACTACTGAGAACACAGTGCTAGTTACCCACGGAAATCTTTTAGCGTTACTATTAAATCATTATAATCCTGCGTTTGGATTCTCGGAATGGAAGAAACTTAGAAACCCTGATATTTTTCGGATTGACTTGAATACTAGTATATTTAGTAGAGAGAATGTTTTCAAACTCGAAATTTCTGATACAGATAATCATTTTAATTAA
- the proC gene encoding pyrroline-5-carboxylate reductase, which produces MPSILFIGAGRMAEAIFAGLLEQPKQTFNPVYVSNQTNRQHLKKLEHDYDIETVSDWEEVAQKVDVILLAAPPSAHPQLLQQLSPLISGQLIITVAAGIGTSDMEAQLPKGTATAWIMPNTAAQAGVSMSLYTVGAHATAAHKQFVLNLVHAIGEAEELTEAQIHELTAITGSAPAFVYEFALQLQSIAKSYGITDAQAKKLVTAMFDGSAQMLKSELTAAELRDQVTTPGGATDAGLKSLNRDEFQASIARAVSAVTDHAKKKRN; this is translated from the coding sequence ATGCCATCCATCTTATTTATTGGTGCTGGTCGCATGGCTGAAGCCATTTTTGCTGGTTTATTGGAACAACCTAAACAAACATTTAATCCAGTGTATGTGTCAAATCAAACAAACAGACAGCACTTAAAAAAACTTGAACACGACTATGACATCGAAACTGTATCAGACTGGGAAGAAGTAGCACAAAAAGTAGATGTGATTTTGCTCGCTGCCCCTCCCTCGGCACATCCGCAATTGCTGCAACAGCTTTCTCCTCTTATTTCAGGACAACTGATCATCACGGTTGCAGCCGGTATTGGAACAAGCGATATGGAAGCCCAGTTACCAAAAGGTACAGCAACTGCATGGATTATGCCAAATACAGCTGCGCAGGCAGGCGTATCGATGAGCTTGTATACAGTAGGCGCCCATGCAACGGCAGCGCATAAACAGTTCGTTTTAAACCTCGTTCACGCAATTGGTGAAGCAGAGGAACTAACAGAAGCGCAAATTCATGAATTAACTGCAATCACGGGAAGTGCTCCAGCTTTCGTTTATGAATTTGCTTTACAGCTTCAGTCTATTGCTAAATCATACGGAATCACAGATGCACAAGCAAAAAAATTAGTTACAGCAATGTTTGATGGTAGTGCACAAATGTTAAAAAGCGAGCTTACCGCTGCAGAGCTCCGTGACCAAGTAACCACTCCAGGCGGCGCGACCGATGCAGGCCTTAAGTCTCTTAATCGTGACGAATTTCAAGCTAGTATAGCTCGTGCAGTGAGCGCAGTCACAGATCACGCAAAAAAGAAAAGGAACTAA
- the phnE gene encoding phosphonate ABC transporter, permease protein PhnE yields MSDLRSRIHKPKKRRIQTALIILIVLLIYIWGFSGLNYTGIRSTAGTVTQAILDGFLNPDWDYIYRSDTSTHLIGNLLETFAIALVGITISIVIAFPVAFWAARNLSVMRLISGSGKSVLSFLRTFPDIVMALLFISVVGPGAYAGMLAIGISAVGMLGKLYAEEIEAIDPGPSEALVAAGANKLQVLWFAVVPQVLPGFISATLYRFEINMRSAATLGIVGAGGIGTPLLFAINGRSWDRVGIILIGLVVFVLIIDFISSALRKKVR; encoded by the coding sequence ATGAGTGATTTAAGAAGCAGAATTCATAAACCGAAAAAACGTCGTATACAAACAGCTTTAATCATCTTAATTGTATTACTGATTTATATCTGGGGCTTTAGTGGACTTAATTATACAGGTATTAGATCGACCGCCGGCACAGTTACCCAAGCGATTCTGGATGGGTTTTTAAATCCAGATTGGGACTATATTTATCGCTCAGATACAAGTACCCATTTAATAGGTAATTTACTTGAAACGTTTGCAATTGCGCTTGTTGGGATCACTATTTCCATTGTTATTGCTTTTCCAGTTGCCTTTTGGGCAGCACGCAATTTAAGTGTGATGCGACTTATTTCTGGATCAGGTAAATCTGTATTAAGTTTTCTTCGGACTTTTCCAGATATCGTTATGGCCCTCTTGTTTATTTCCGTTGTTGGACCAGGTGCATACGCGGGTATGCTCGCTATTGGTATTAGTGCAGTTGGGATGCTTGGTAAGTTATACGCAGAAGAGATTGAAGCAATTGACCCTGGCCCTTCAGAGGCATTGGTCGCAGCTGGGGCTAATAAGCTCCAAGTACTTTGGTTTGCAGTCGTTCCACAAGTATTACCTGGATTTATCTCTGCAACATTATATCGGTTCGAGATTAATATGCGTTCTGCCGCTACACTAGGTATCGTTGGCGCTGGTGGTATTGGTACACCATTGCTTTTTGCAATTAATGGGCGTAGCTGGGATCGTGTTGGGATCATATTAATTGGACTTGTAGTCTTTGTTTTAATTATTGATTTTATTTCCAGTGCTTTGCGTAAAAAAGTTAGATAA
- the phnE gene encoding phosphonate ABC transporter, permease protein PhnE: MSQPTNLQVTKPPRTKFYTTMLLIVTIILTSAWYIEANPMTIIQNWDGIFLILTQMFPPDLNFMFRATSAMLDTIRMALIGTTFGALMALPILFLCASNVARSRWIHQPARILLNILRTVPDLLLAAIFAAILGYNAFAGIVALSIFSIGIIAKLSFEAVENIDPGPLESMTSVGANKIQWIVFGVIPQVLPQFTSYVLYTFEINVRAAAILGLVGAGGIGVLYQQATGFFRYDQVLGLILYTFIVVLIIDFISLKIRERLI, translated from the coding sequence ATGAGCCAGCCAACGAATCTTCAAGTAACTAAACCGCCTCGTACAAAGTTTTATACGACGATGCTTTTGATAGTCACTATCATTTTGACAAGCGCTTGGTATATTGAAGCTAATCCAATGACAATCATTCAAAACTGGGATGGCATCTTTCTCATTCTAACGCAAATGTTTCCACCAGATTTGAATTTCATGTTTCGTGCTACTTCAGCTATGCTTGATACGATTCGTATGGCATTAATCGGTACAACCTTTGGCGCTTTAATGGCACTACCCATTTTATTTCTTTGTGCCTCAAACGTTGCTAGGTCACGCTGGATCCATCAGCCTGCTCGTATCCTACTTAATATCTTACGTACAGTGCCTGATTTATTGTTAGCAGCTATTTTCGCGGCCATACTTGGATATAACGCCTTTGCTGGTATCGTTGCTTTAAGTATTTTCTCAATTGGTATCATCGCAAAACTATCTTTTGAAGCAGTAGAAAACATTGACCCGGGTCCACTTGAATCGATGACATCTGTAGGTGCTAATAAAATCCAATGGATCGTCTTTGGTGTCATTCCACAAGTGTTGCCTCAATTTACTTCTTACGTGCTTTATACATTTGAGATTAACGTTCGAGCAGCAGCGATTCTTGGTCTTGTTGGCGCTGGTGGTATTGGCGTACTTTATCAACAAGCTACTGGCTTCTTTCGCTATGATCAAGTATTAGGTTTAATTCTTTATACATTTATTGTCGTTTTAATTATTGATTTCATTAGCTTAAAGATCCGGGAGCGTTTGATATGA
- the phnC gene encoding phosphonate ABC transporter ATP-binding protein, which yields MIEIKNVSKTYPNGTKGLKDINLDIKQGEFVVIVGLSGAGKSTLLRSINRLNEISDGEILINEKSITKARGKELRKIRQQTAMIFQSFNLVKRSSVLRNVLSGRVGYHGTLRTVLNLFPKQDVELALQALDRVNILEKAYARASELSGGQQQRVAIARALAQKPTVILADEPTASLDPLTTKQVMDDLKRINQEDKITTIVNLHFIDLAREYATRIIGLRAGEVVFDGPVSEATDEKFSEIYGRPIQEDELLGEDLHEPANESSSN from the coding sequence ATGATTGAAATAAAAAATGTTTCGAAAACTTATCCTAATGGCACAAAGGGACTTAAAGATATTAACTTAGATATTAAACAAGGCGAATTTGTTGTTATTGTAGGACTTTCGGGCGCTGGAAAATCTACTTTACTACGATCTATTAACCGATTAAATGAGATTTCTGATGGCGAAATCTTAATAAACGAAAAATCGATTACAAAAGCAAGAGGAAAAGAATTACGTAAAATTCGCCAACAAACAGCTATGATTTTCCAAAGTTTTAACTTAGTAAAACGTTCTTCCGTATTGCGCAACGTTCTATCTGGAAGAGTCGGCTACCACGGTACCCTACGTACTGTTCTAAACCTTTTTCCGAAACAAGATGTAGAACTTGCTCTACAAGCATTAGACCGGGTAAACATCCTTGAAAAAGCATACGCGAGAGCAAGTGAATTATCTGGTGGTCAGCAACAACGTGTTGCGATTGCTCGTGCCCTTGCACAAAAACCGACTGTCATCCTAGCTGATGAACCAACCGCTTCACTTGATCCATTAACAACGAAACAAGTAATGGACGATTTGAAGCGCATCAATCAAGAAGATAAGATTACGACAATCGTTAATCTGCACTTTATAGATTTAGCTAGAGAATACGCCACTCGCATTATTGGCTTACGTGCTGGAGAAGTTGTTTTTGATGGCCCTGTATCTGAAGCGACCGATGAGAAGTTCTCGGAAATCTATGGCCGCCCAATTCAAGAGGACGAGCTCTTAGGGGAGGATTTGCATGAGCCAGCCAACGAATCTTCAAGTAACTAA
- a CDS encoding phosphate/phosphite/phosphonate ABC transporter substrate-binding protein has translation MKKKLLGSTFVAATALILVACGGGDDDASGNGNGDSGTGDNENTAEGYVPEDLTVQFVPSQNAETLDVIAEPLEEMLEERLDIPVTVNVSSDYNGVVAAMGSGSVDVGFLPPNAYVEAEAQGYAEVILQSQRYGVNEEDGSETEDLVDSYKAQFVVRADSDIETLDDLVGKNIGFQNTTSSAGYVWPVGLLMDNGIDVSDVNNVPMQGHDAAIIALLAEDVDAAATFQDARNTVVGDFPTVFEDTRILEVTEDIPNDTISVHADMNDEWKQKIADAFIDIGQTEEGGQIIYDVYSHRGYAPSQDSNFDIVREYAEKIQDQ, from the coding sequence TTGAAAAAAAAGCTATTGGGTTCAACGTTCGTAGCAGCAACAGCACTTATTTTAGTAGCTTGTGGTGGCGGGGATGACGATGCGAGTGGAAACGGGAATGGAGACAGTGGTACTGGAGATAATGAAAATACTGCTGAAGGGTATGTTCCTGAAGATTTAACCGTTCAGTTCGTTCCATCCCAAAATGCGGAAACGCTTGATGTTATAGCGGAACCACTTGAAGAAATGCTTGAAGAACGCCTTGATATTCCAGTAACTGTAAATGTATCGTCTGATTATAACGGGGTTGTAGCAGCAATGGGATCTGGCAGCGTTGATGTAGGCTTTCTACCTCCTAACGCGTATGTAGAAGCGGAAGCACAAGGTTACGCCGAAGTTATTCTACAATCACAACGTTATGGTGTAAATGAAGAAGATGGATCTGAAACAGAAGATCTAGTAGATTCTTACAAAGCACAATTTGTTGTTCGTGCCGATTCTGATATTGAAACGCTAGATGATTTAGTAGGCAAAAATATTGGATTTCAAAACACAACTTCTTCTGCTGGATACGTATGGCCAGTTGGTTTATTGATGGACAATGGCATTGACGTATCTGATGTGAACAATGTCCCAATGCAAGGTCACGACGCAGCTATTATTGCCCTTCTTGCTGAAGATGTTGATGCAGCAGCAACATTCCAAGATGCTCGTAACACAGTTGTAGGCGATTTCCCAACTGTCTTCGAAGACACTCGCATTCTTGAAGTAACAGAAGACATCCCGAATGATACAATTTCTGTTCATGCAGATATGAATGATGAATGGAAGCAAAAAATCGCTGATGCCTTTATTGATATTGGTCAAACTGAAGAAGGCGGACAAATTATTTATGATGTTTACTCTCATAGAGGCTATGCTCCTTCTCAAGATTCTAATTTTGATATCGTCCGTGAATACGCTGAAAAAATACAAGACCAGTAA
- a CDS encoding HelD family protein — MSVYEEEQSQLKKSLEKIDDMARVLEDAPRYRGDDFTQQVLEDRREHQRESLRSATVEPYFGRLDFKEWDLEKEKALYIGKVGVHDEESGEPLVVDWRAPVSSLFYSFSGSEDDVYYDSPEGIVEGEILLKRNLVVRSRELQRVVDSYTEGQEDVGGDEFLLYKLGEQKDSKLKDIVSTIQSEQNAIIRHALKEPLIIQGAAGSGKTTVALHRLAYLLYEYREQLRAERMMIFAPNAMFLDYISHVLPELGVGAIAQNTFAEWALSILGPPFTRATETNRLEVQFEQTVNQSIEAELVLKGSLAFKQTLTTYLEEYVAKSIPEKDFVAWEDGVLSVATMKEWIERDFVTSPPMKRRERMQARMRRWIEIEVKKFEDAKEQKEMKSEALKRLRTFMGYWPKPDLAKLYISFLKEEKLSVSQQLKKRTLLHEDIAPMLYIHQMLYGIERENRFDHIVIDEAQDSSPFMISVLKERTRPGGFTILGDLAQGIHGNEGISSWTSFQEVFADKGISYVKMERSYRSTMEIIEFSNRILAQMKHSPGQAIPVFRSGREVVIEQRGKDDIHEWVQQMEQKQAQTIAILTRTKEESTEVYAHLHSQGVTATLLQASDRTYRGGISVMPIYMAKGFEFDAVLLTDVSPSNYLDDEMHKKLLYVGCTRALHELSIWYTSKRSQLLER, encoded by the coding sequence GTGTCGGTTTATGAAGAAGAACAAAGTCAGTTAAAAAAGTCACTAGAGAAAATTGATGATATGGCCAGAGTGCTTGAAGATGCTCCTCGTTATCGCGGTGATGATTTTACTCAACAAGTATTAGAAGACAGACGGGAGCATCAGCGTGAATCACTGCGATCTGCTACAGTTGAACCGTATTTTGGGCGTCTTGATTTTAAGGAATGGGATCTAGAAAAAGAAAAAGCACTTTATATTGGTAAAGTAGGTGTTCATGATGAGGAGAGTGGTGAACCGTTAGTTGTTGATTGGCGAGCGCCAGTATCTTCCTTATTCTATTCATTTAGTGGTAGTGAAGACGATGTCTATTATGACTCACCTGAAGGCATTGTTGAAGGTGAGATTTTATTAAAACGAAATCTAGTTGTTCGTTCAAGAGAACTTCAAAGAGTAGTCGATAGTTATACTGAAGGGCAAGAGGATGTCGGAGGTGATGAGTTTCTACTATATAAATTAGGTGAACAAAAAGATAGCAAATTAAAGGATATTGTCTCGACAATCCAATCAGAGCAGAATGCAATTATCCGTCATGCGCTAAAAGAACCGCTTATTATTCAAGGAGCGGCGGGAAGCGGGAAAACGACAGTTGCATTGCATCGACTTGCTTATCTGTTATACGAATACCGCGAGCAGTTACGAGCGGAGCGGATGATGATTTTCGCTCCAAATGCAATGTTTTTAGATTATATTTCGCATGTTCTACCAGAATTAGGGGTTGGTGCAATCGCTCAGAACACGTTTGCTGAGTGGGCATTAAGCATACTTGGTCCGCCATTCACACGAGCGACAGAGACGAATCGATTAGAAGTGCAATTTGAGCAAACAGTTAATCAATCAATTGAAGCAGAATTGGTTTTAAAAGGATCATTAGCGTTTAAGCAGACACTAACAACTTATTTGGAAGAATACGTTGCTAAATCTATACCAGAAAAAGATTTTGTTGCTTGGGAGGATGGAGTCTTATCAGTTGCGACAATGAAAGAGTGGATAGAACGAGATTTTGTTACGTCGCCTCCAATGAAACGAAGAGAAAGAATGCAAGCAAGAATGAGACGATGGATTGAGATCGAAGTAAAGAAATTTGAAGATGCCAAAGAGCAAAAAGAAATGAAGTCAGAGGCATTAAAGCGATTGCGAACATTTATGGGTTATTGGCCAAAACCTGATTTGGCAAAACTGTATATTTCTTTCTTAAAGGAAGAAAAGTTGTCTGTTTCTCAACAATTAAAGAAAAGAACGTTGCTTCATGAAGATATTGCTCCAATGTTGTATATCCATCAGATGCTTTATGGTATTGAGAGAGAAAATCGATTTGATCATATCGTTATTGATGAAGCGCAAGATAGTTCGCCATTTATGATTTCGGTCTTAAAAGAACGCACACGCCCTGGGGGCTTTACCATTCTTGGAGATTTGGCGCAAGGGATCCACGGCAATGAAGGAATATCTAGTTGGACTTCTTTTCAGGAAGTGTTTGCTGATAAGGGTATTTCCTACGTCAAAATGGAAAGAAGTTACCGGTCAACGATGGAGATCATTGAATTCAGTAACAGAATTCTTGCACAAATGAAACATAGTCCAGGTCAAGCAATTCCTGTCTTCAGAAGTGGGCGAGAAGTAGTGATCGAACAGCGTGGAAAAGACGACATACATGAATGGGTTCAACAAATGGAACAAAAACAAGCACAAACGATTGCCATCTTGACACGGACAAAAGAGGAGAGTACAGAGGTCTATGCACATCTGCACTCACAAGGAGTTACAGCGACTTTACTTCAAGCGAGTGATCGAACTTATCGTGGTGGGATATCTGTCATGCCTATTTATATGGCGAAAGGCTTTGAGTTTGATGCGGTTCTATTAACAGACGTAAGCCCAAGTAATTATTTAGATGATGAAATGCATAAAAAGTTACTTTATGTTGGGTGTACCCGTGCATTGCATGAATTGTCAATTTGGTATACAAGCAAACGCTCACAATTGCTAGAAAGATAG
- a CDS encoding GDSL-type esterase/lipase family protein: MSRAYSYIAIGDSLTVGTGSSRMSGGFVQEYVSLANNWLKRSIRVSMLAHPGLTSRQIYQLAIERKHQQQVFDADVITITAGGNDFIQAFKEMERTGSFEPVIKAGEDASNGLHALVTYICEVKQPCKKPYIIRVFNTYIPVEGVPIVDHYLSQFNRRLYRLERRRNVRVVDVYNAFKGKNQWYLSHDHVHPNDRGYAVMAREAAQTGFEPL; the protein is encoded by the coding sequence GTGAGTAGAGCATATTCGTATATAGCTATAGGTGATTCATTAACTGTCGGAACTGGCTCATCACGAATGAGCGGAGGCTTTGTACAGGAGTATGTATCATTAGCAAATAATTGGTTAAAGCGATCTATCCGTGTTTCAATGTTGGCCCATCCAGGTTTAACATCACGGCAGATCTATCAGCTTGCCATCGAAAGAAAGCACCAACAACAAGTGTTTGATGCAGATGTTATTACGATCACGGCTGGAGGAAATGATTTTATCCAAGCATTTAAAGAGATGGAACGAACTGGATCATTTGAGCCAGTTATTAAAGCGGGTGAAGACGCATCAAATGGTTTGCATGCATTGGTTACTTATATATGTGAAGTGAAACAACCTTGTAAAAAACCATATATTATCCGAGTATTTAATACGTATATCCCTGTGGAAGGTGTACCAATCGTTGATCACTACTTATCTCAATTCAACCGACGACTCTATCGTTTAGAGCGACGGCGGAATGTGCGTGTTGTAGATGTGTATAATGCGTTTAAAGGAAAAAATCAATGGTACCTTTCTCATGATCACGTGCATCCTAATGATCGAGGGTATGCTGTAATGGCACGTGAAGCAGCTCAAACAGGATTTGAACCATTATAA
- a CDS encoding MFS transporter: MEQHLEEMESPKPYVKRNMSLIISNQFLATLAESIFHLMIIWFIYERTGSALYASGVMAVIMVTQIFVGPFMGVFVDRFEPKRAMQIGYGIMVLVGIFLTISYIVAPSLIVLSIYIALILHNICAQWIGPAKSKLLPRIVGNPNVVKTNGLISSTGQTADLLGQSVSGFLIALIGFVGIVLLHSGVYLIASFLLIFVIDLTRKKQDASIESVETSSKKHFFTEMREGYYILKENKPVFKSILLASALNLVTVASALTVVLVSDRYGASAVQFGIFNACGALGGIITGLFIGKLMKKAAPMRLFALGLFLSGLALIGVGWTTNLIIGTIFMAFFSASLVLVNVVLNSMMMILIKDSHRGRVFTLVAAIGGIFVPFAALSGGFLVDVVGIAVLFVASGIWLIAWSVLPLVDRDLKQVKLD, encoded by the coding sequence ATGGAACAACATCTAGAAGAAATGGAATCGCCAAAACCGTATGTAAAAAGGAATATGAGTCTGATTATAAGCAATCAATTTTTAGCTACTCTTGCCGAAAGTATTTTTCATTTAATGATTATTTGGTTTATTTATGAACGGACAGGCTCAGCTTTGTATGCTTCGGGTGTGATGGCCGTAATTATGGTGACTCAAATATTTGTTGGCCCTTTTATGGGAGTATTCGTGGATCGTTTTGAACCTAAGCGTGCGATGCAAATTGGGTATGGAATTATGGTTTTGGTTGGTATATTTCTTACAATCAGTTATATTGTAGCTCCGTCACTCATTGTACTGTCTATTTATATCGCACTCATTTTACATAATATTTGTGCACAATGGATTGGTCCTGCTAAAAGCAAGTTGCTTCCTCGAATTGTTGGAAATCCAAACGTTGTAAAAACAAATGGCTTAATCTCATCCACAGGACAAACAGCGGATTTACTTGGTCAGAGTGTAAGTGGTTTTTTAATTGCTTTAATTGGATTTGTTGGGATTGTGTTACTGCATTCAGGCGTTTATTTAATCGCTTCTTTTTTGCTAATCTTTGTGATTGATTTAACGCGGAAAAAGCAAGATGCGTCAATTGAATCAGTAGAAACTTCCTCAAAAAAACACTTTTTTACTGAGATGAGAGAAGGGTATTACATATTAAAAGAAAATAAACCGGTATTTAAATCAATTCTTCTAGCGTCTGCACTCAATTTAGTGACGGTTGCTAGTGCTTTAACCGTCGTTCTAGTAAGTGATCGATATGGGGCGTCCGCAGTACAATTTGGTATTTTTAATGCATGTGGAGCTTTAGGAGGAATCATTACAGGTCTTTTTATCGGTAAACTAATGAAGAAAGCCGCACCAATGCGCTTGTTCGCTCTAGGGCTATTTTTATCCGGTCTTGCGTTAATAGGTGTAGGATGGACAACAAATTTAATCATAGGAACGATTTTTATGGCATTTTTCTCTGCAAGTTTAGTTCTTGTTAATGTGGTTCTTAATTCAATGATGATGATTTTAATAAAAGACAGCCATCGGGGAAGAGTATTCACACTTGTTGCAGCTATTGGCGGTATTTTTGTACCATTTGCTGCTCTTAGTGGTGGATTTCTGGTAGATGTTGTTGGTATTGCTGTTTTATTTGTTGCATCAGGTATATGGTTAATTGCATGGAGCGTACTTCCATTGGTGGATCGTGACTTAAAACAAGTTAAATTGGATTAA